A single region of the Candidatus Hydrogenedentota bacterium genome encodes:
- a CDS encoding DUF423 domain-containing protein → MAPNARFHFQAACIACGTAVALGAFASHGLKARLEPDLLVIFEVGVRYQFYHGLALLACSLAPANLWDSPWFPRAAWNWIAGILVFSGSLYLLAVTGQRWLGAITPIGGVAFLIGWACALQASRRL, encoded by the coding sequence ATGGCCCCCAACGCCCGTTTTCACTTCCAGGCGGCGTGCATCGCCTGTGGGACCGCCGTGGCCCTGGGCGCGTTCGCGTCCCACGGCCTGAAGGCGCGCCTGGAACCCGACCTGCTGGTAATCTTCGAGGTTGGTGTGCGCTACCAGTTTTATCACGGCCTTGCGCTGCTCGCGTGCAGCCTCGCGCCCGCGAATCTCTGGGATAGTCCCTGGTTTCCCCGCGCCGCCTGGAACTGGATAGCCGGTATCCTCGTGTTTTCCGGAAGCCTCTACCTCCTCGCCGTCACCGGCCAGCGATGGCTTGGGGCCATCACCCCCATTGGCGGCGTGGCCTTCCTGATCGGCTGGGCCTGCGCCCTCCAGGCGTCAAGGAGGCTTTAG
- a CDS encoding BrxA/BrxB family bacilliredoxin — protein sequence MPPLYDPDQVRPMWEELANVGVRPLTTPEAVDEVFTRESGTMLCVVNSVCGCAAGGARPGVTLALQGDVIPDELVTVFAGMDQDAVARARGYMDGIAPSSPCIALFKDGAPVHVLERRHIERMTAIDIANNLTEAFKQVCSRKGPSVSPDVYNTNPHVDTCGSTISPYQGN from the coding sequence ATGCCACCCCTGTATGATCCCGATCAGGTCCGCCCCATGTGGGAAGAACTGGCCAATGTGGGCGTGCGCCCGCTGACCACCCCCGAAGCTGTTGACGAAGTTTTCACCCGGGAAAGTGGCACGATGCTCTGTGTCGTGAATTCCGTGTGCGGCTGTGCCGCTGGCGGCGCACGCCCGGGCGTGACCCTGGCGCTTCAGGGCGACGTTATCCCCGATGAACTCGTCACGGTGTTCGCCGGGATGGATCAGGACGCGGTTGCGCGCGCGCGCGGCTATATGGACGGAATAGCGCCCTCGTCCCCGTGTATTGCGCTTTTCAAGGATGGCGCGCCGGTGCATGTGCTGGAGCGACGCCACATCGAGCGCATGACGGCGATTGATATCGCCAACAACCTCACCGAGGCCTTCAAGCAGGTATGCAGCCGCAAGGGGCCGTCGGTTTCGCCGGATGTCTACAATACGAATCCGCATGTGGACACCTGCGGCTCCACCATCAGCCCCTACCAGGGCAACTGA